The following are encoded together in the Candidatus Kaelpia aquatica genome:
- a CDS encoding amidophosphoribosyltransferase — MSGIFGVISKNDCSQDLVYGVDYHSHLGAEYGGIAISREEGFFRRIHNISQSQFKSKFYDEIEGVKGDRGIGVVSDSDEQPIFQNSKLGSFCMVTNGNLVNAQPLASRMFEDGITLSEVTKGGINMTELAAKLIARESDFVSGVEKLFELIDGACSLLIVNEDGIYAARDRLGYSPLVVGKKDSSWAVTTETTAFHNLGFEVVKYLEPGEIVLINKDGLILKSEPRDDMQVCSFLWIYTGFPASNYEGINVEVARERSGRLLAQRDKDLKPDLVCGVPDSGTAHAIGYAMESKVAFRRPLVKYTPGYGRSYTPSNQSRRDLIATMKLIPIRDIINGNKIVLCEDSIVRGTQLKNFTITKLWNSGASEIHVRVASSPLLFPCKYNISTRTTGELVARRAIKDIEGKEIDDVSEYLDPETDKYKKMVDWVKDDTGVSSLRYQTMEDMIKAIGLPREKLCLQCWTGKCSKSLCKKNGNSLSAR; from the coding sequence ATGAGCGGCATCTTTGGTGTTATTTCAAAAAACGACTGTTCTCAGGATTTAGTTTATGGGGTGGACTACCATTCACATTTGGGTGCAGAGTATGGTGGTATTGCTATTTCGAGAGAAGAAGGTTTTTTTCGTAGAATCCATAATATAAGTCAGAGTCAGTTTAAATCTAAATTTTACGATGAGATAGAAGGTGTCAAAGGAGATAGGGGAATAGGGGTAGTAAGTGATTCTGATGAGCAGCCGATCTTTCAAAACTCTAAATTGGGTTCTTTCTGTATGGTTACCAACGGTAACCTTGTTAATGCTCAGCCTCTAGCCAGCAGGATGTTTGAAGACGGTATTACATTGAGTGAAGTTACCAAGGGCGGCATAAATATGACAGAATTAGCTGCTAAACTCATTGCAAGAGAGAGCGATTTTGTTTCTGGAGTTGAAAAATTATTTGAGCTAATCGACGGAGCCTGTTCTCTCCTTATTGTAAATGAAGATGGTATCTATGCTGCAAGAGATAGATTGGGCTATTCTCCGCTGGTAGTCGGAAAGAAGGATTCTTCATGGGCTGTGACGACTGAGACTACGGCATTTCACAATCTTGGTTTTGAGGTTGTTAAGTACCTTGAGCCTGGAGAGATAGTTTTAATTAACAAAGATGGTTTGATCTTAAAATCAGAGCCGAGAGATGATATGCAGGTATGTTCCTTTCTTTGGATATATACAGGTTTCCCTGCTTCAAATTACGAAGGTATAAATGTTGAGGTTGCTAGAGAGCGCAGCGGTCGTCTTTTAGCTCAGAGAGATAAAGATTTAAAACCTGATCTTGTCTGCGGTGTTCCTGATTCCGGTACTGCTCATGCTATTGGCTATGCTATGGAGTCTAAAGTTGCTTTCCGTCGTCCACTTGTTAAGTATACCCCTGGTTATGGCAGGTCCTATACTCCTTCTAATCAATCTAGGAGAGATCTCATAGCTACGATGAAACTTATTCCTATTCGCGATATTATTAATGGTAATAAAATAGTTCTCTGCGAGGATTCTATTGTCAGAGGTACTCAGCTTAAAAATTTTACAATAACAAAGCTCTGGAATTCAGGCGCTTCTGAGATTCATGTTAGAGTGGCGTCTTCTCCGCTTCTGTTTCCCTGTAAATATAATATATCAACTCGGACCACAGGAGAGTTAGTAGCTAGGCGTGCTATAAAAGATATAGAGGGTAAGGAGATAGATGATGTGTCGGAGTATCTTGATCCTGAGACAGATAAATACAAGAAGATGGTTGATTGGGTTAAAGATGATACAGGGGTCAGTAGTCTGCGTTATCAAACTATGGAGGATATGATTAAAGCAATAGGGCTGCCTAGAGAGAAGCTCTGCTTACAGTGTTGGACTGGAAAATGCTCTAAGTCTCTCTGTAAGAAAAACGGTAATTCTCTCTCTGCTCGATAA
- the recG gene encoding ATP-dependent DNA helicase RecG, giving the protein MQEVNSLFNDIRYIKGVGPKRALDFNLLGVSNLRDLLYLFPRRYEDRRIIKKISELNPGDIAAIRGEVRRTNLRRSRSNIAIYEAVIDDDSSNIHISWFNQPYLQNVIKKGSDIVLYGKVDLYKGLRMNSPDYEILISGDPDLGIVSVYPLSGRLTQKFIRKLVCDQLERYKESIKEFIPDFIINRYSIMGRVDALINLHLPQDIDITEKARYRLAFEDIFMIQIAIGMKRVKRRFLEQGVSHNFTPDTMLDFKNALPFGLTEAQERVLRNIEKDMRAPSPMNRLLQGEVGTGKTVVAAYASLLSASGNYQTAIMVPTEILAQQQYVKISEFLSPFNIETGLLIGGLEKDCRREIVGDIASGEISVVVGTHALLQEDVEFNNLGLIVVDEQHKFGVQQRRILKKKGSAPDYLIMTATPIPRTLALTIFGDMDISTIRETPFGEKKISTYWVGTKRRRYVYSFLKELVDSGAQGFMVCPRIEESEDELRNVQEAYRDLESLLGPDRVALLHGKMSGEDKKKIIDEFKKGEISVLVSTIVIEVGIDVPDASIIIIEDADRFGLSQLHQLRGRVGRASQNAYCILLADPKTGEAYKRLNAIVSIEDGFRISEEDLKIRGSGEILGIRQHGFISTESLQLAYQNADLLESIRGEAFELLERDPFLKDLANRALAEELKSRFRFL; this is encoded by the coding sequence ATGCAAGAGGTAAATAGTCTATTCAACGACATTCGCTATATTAAAGGGGTTGGCCCTAAGAGGGCCCTTGATTTTAATCTTCTGGGCGTTAGCAATTTGCGAGATCTGCTCTATCTTTTTCCGAGAAGGTATGAAGATCGGCGTATAATCAAGAAGATATCGGAGTTGAATCCAGGCGATATAGCAGCAATTAGAGGAGAGGTAAGACGTACTAATCTTAGGCGTTCCAGAAGTAATATTGCTATATATGAAGCTGTTATTGATGACGATAGTTCAAATATTCATATCAGCTGGTTTAATCAGCCCTATCTTCAAAATGTAATTAAAAAGGGTTCTGATATTGTTCTTTACGGTAAGGTTGATCTTTACAAGGGATTAAGAATGAACTCCCCTGATTATGAGATACTGATTTCAGGAGACCCAGACTTAGGCATTGTTTCAGTATATCCTCTTTCTGGGAGATTGACTCAAAAGTTTATACGGAAACTAGTTTGCGATCAGCTAGAGCGATATAAAGAGAGCATAAAAGAGTTTATACCTGATTTTATAATTAATAGATATTCTATCATGGGTAGGGTCGATGCTTTAATTAATCTCCATCTTCCTCAGGATATCGATATCACAGAAAAGGCCAGATATAGATTGGCGTTTGAAGATATATTCATGATACAGATTGCTATAGGTATGAAAAGAGTTAAAAGAAGGTTTTTGGAGCAAGGTGTCAGTCATAATTTTACTCCCGATACAATGTTGGATTTTAAAAATGCTTTACCTTTTGGTTTAACCGAGGCTCAAGAGAGAGTTTTAAGAAATATCGAGAAAGATATGCGCGCTCCTTCTCCCATGAATAGGCTGCTTCAAGGGGAGGTTGGGACTGGCAAGACTGTTGTAGCAGCTTATGCCTCTCTGCTTTCAGCATCTGGAAACTATCAGACAGCCATTATGGTGCCTACTGAGATTTTAGCTCAGCAGCAATATGTTAAAATATCGGAGTTTCTTTCTCCTTTTAATATTGAGACAGGTTTACTTATAGGCGGTCTTGAGAAAGATTGCCGTAGAGAGATAGTGGGAGATATTGCATCTGGAGAGATATCTGTTGTTGTTGGGACCCATGCTCTCCTGCAAGAAGATGTTGAATTTAATAATCTCGGTCTTATTGTAGTGGATGAGCAGCATAAATTTGGAGTTCAGCAGCGTAGAATTTTGAAAAAGAAGGGCTCCGCTCCGGATTACTTAATCATGACTGCAACACCTATACCTAGAACGTTGGCATTGACTATATTTGGAGATATGGATATATCGACGATAAGAGAGACTCCTTTTGGGGAGAAGAAGATAAGCACTTATTGGGTTGGTACCAAGAGAAGGAGGTATGTCTATAGTTTTTTAAAAGAGCTGGTCGATAGCGGTGCTCAGGGTTTTATGGTTTGTCCAAGAATAGAAGAATCAGAGGATGAGTTAAGAAACGTCCAAGAGGCTTACAGAGATCTGGAATCTTTACTAGGTCCGGATAGGGTGGCGCTTTTGCACGGCAAGATGAGCGGGGAGGATAAGAAAAAGATTATTGATGAGTTTAAAAAAGGAGAGATCTCAGTTTTGGTCAGCACTATTGTCATTGAGGTTGGTATTGACGTTCCGGATGCTTCAATTATCATAATAGAAGATGCAGATCGATTTGGACTATCACAACTCCATCAGTTAAGAGGCAGGGTTGGTCGAGCTTCTCAAAACGCTTATTGCATATTATTAGCTGATCCTAAAACAGGCGAAGCTTACAAAAGGCTTAATGCTATAGTAAGCATAGAGGATGGTTTCAGGATATCAGAAGAGGATCTCAAGATTAGGGGTAGCGGTGAAATTTTAGGTATTAGACAACACGGCTTTATATCTACTGAATCTCTTCAACTTGCTTATCAGAATGCAGATCTCTTAGAGAGTATCAGAGGGGAGGCTTTTGAGCTTCTTGAGAGAGATCCATTCTTAAAAGATTTGGCGAATAGGGCTTTAGCCGAGGAGTTAAAGTCTAGGTTTAGATTTCTCTAA
- the tgt gene encoding tRNA guanosine(34) transglycosylase Tgt gives MKKILGLELPLFMPVATQGSVKTLTSSDLREAGYGLILSNAYHLYLRPGVEIIEKAGGLGEFISWDGLILTDSGGYQVFSMADLRKVSDDGVEFSSHIDGSRHFLTPEAVLDIQFKLKSNIIMPLDQPLAYPASKIDAERALDRTLLWAKRSKEHFLKYYDFENKNRPLLFGIIQGATYKDLRKRSIEELLGIGFDGYAVGGVSVGEPKSLTYEIINYVALNLDRDKPLYVMGMGTPYDILKGVEAGVDMFDCIIPTRHGRTGTAFTWRGKKVVRNARYKDDMLSLDSECDCFVCRNYNTAYIRHLINSSEISGLRLLSFHNIYFYSKLMEKIRVALREGNLGELISKMSVFYKEE, from the coding sequence ATGAAAAAGATTTTAGGTTTAGAGCTGCCGTTGTTTATGCCTGTAGCTACCCAGGGCAGTGTTAAGACTCTCACCTCTTCAGATTTAAGAGAAGCGGGGTATGGACTTATTCTGTCTAATGCCTACCATCTTTACTTAAGGCCGGGTGTTGAAATTATTGAAAAGGCAGGAGGTTTGGGTGAGTTTATCTCCTGGGATGGTTTGATATTAACAGATAGCGGTGGTTATCAGGTTTTTAGTATGGCCGACCTGCGTAAAGTTAGCGATGATGGCGTTGAGTTCAGCTCTCATATTGACGGCTCTAGACATTTTTTAACTCCCGAAGCAGTTCTAGATATTCAGTTTAAATTAAAAAGCAATATAATCATGCCTTTAGACCAGCCCCTAGCATATCCTGCATCAAAAATAGATGCAGAGAGAGCCCTTGATAGAACATTGCTCTGGGCAAAGAGAAGTAAGGAGCATTTTTTAAAATATTACGATTTTGAAAATAAGAACAGGCCTCTTCTTTTCGGTATTATACAAGGTGCAACCTATAAGGATCTAAGAAAGAGATCCATCGAGGAGCTTCTTGGTATAGGTTTTGATGGTTATGCAGTTGGCGGAGTTAGCGTTGGGGAACCGAAAAGCTTGACATATGAAATCATAAATTACGTGGCATTAAATCTGGATAGAGATAAACCACTCTATGTTATGGGGATGGGAACTCCCTATGACATATTAAAAGGGGTTGAGGCTGGAGTTGATATGTTTGATTGTATTATACCTACACGTCATGGCAGGACGGGTACTGCTTTTACCTGGAGAGGTAAGAAGGTTGTTCGGAATGCAAGGTATAAAGACGATATGTTAAGCTTAGATTCTGAGTGTGACTGTTTTGTCTGCCGTAATTATAATACTGCTTATATAAGACACCTTATAAATAGTTCTGAGATATCGGGGTTGAGACTTTTATCCTTTCATAATATATATTTCTATAGTAAACTTATGGAAAAAATAAGGGTTGCCTTAAGAGAAGGCAACCTAGGTGAATTAATTAGCAAAATGTCTGTATTCTACAAGGAGGAATAG
- a CDS encoding HU family DNA-binding protein: protein MNKGDLVEAVAKVTCTKKAASQAVDVILGSIVAALKKGDSVSITGFGTFKASQRKARTGRNPRTGEAIQIAARKVPVFKAGTGLKSAIK, encoded by the coding sequence ATGAACAAAGGTGATTTGGTGGAAGCAGTAGCTAAAGTAACTTGTACGAAGAAAGCAGCTTCTCAGGCTGTAGATGTTATCTTGGGTAGTATCGTTGCTGCTTTAAAGAAAGGCGACTCTGTCTCAATTACAGGTTTTGGAACTTTTAAGGCTTCTCAGAGAAAAGCGAGAACAGGTAGAAACCCCAGGACAGGCGAAGCTATTCAAATAGCTGCAAGAAAAGTACCTGTATTTAAAGCAGGGACTGGTTTAAAGAGCGCTATAAAATAA
- the recJ gene encoding single-stranded-DNA-specific exonuclease RecJ, which produces MNKAWHLRDFDSKKADLLSANLGISLTLSRVLLNRGISEMVEAERFLFHTLYDLHDPYLLKDMSLAVDRIKMAIVKGEKVMVLGDYDVDGITSLALLYEFFRINNLDPIPYLPHRIDEGYGISDSAVSAAISSKVDLFISVDCGITAISEIEKLKNSGVDVIVIDHHRPKDNLHPPADAIIDPWQNDCSYPDKDLAAVGLVFKVLEAMLGIKDERLLGFLDLVCLGTVADVASLKGENRILIKEGLKILAETERVGLKELFNAASLSKDKVSVRNIAFVLGPRLNAAGRIDSAEDAFRLLISKDKIEAEALASKLEESNRRRREIEAEILKESLRAVDQEVDFSKDNIVIVKGRDWHPGVLGIVASKLADKYYRPSIVFSESDILLKGSGRSIPDFNIFKAVSLCTDILEEFGGHAAACGISLKRENWTKFKSKMFDLTQEAFKEVSLVSKIELDGELDFGQMNDSFFKDLELLEPFGTENSEPLFLTSSVKVVSSIRPLARNFYKFWVRKGDFSQQVLYKDKDGDNLPKVGELIDIAYIPSVGIWKGVKSVTLFLEDFRLSKDDA; this is translated from the coding sequence ATGAACAAAGCTTGGCATCTCCGTGATTTTGACTCTAAGAAAGCCGATCTTCTTAGCGCTAATCTTGGTATCTCTCTTACCCTTTCCCGTGTTCTTTTAAATAGAGGTATATCTGAGATGGTGGAAGCCGAAAGATTTCTCTTCCATACGCTCTATGATCTCCATGACCCTTATCTGCTTAAGGATATGAGTTTAGCGGTAGATAGAATAAAGATGGCAATAGTTAAGGGAGAGAAGGTGATGGTGCTGGGAGATTACGATGTTGACGGGATAACTTCGCTGGCCTTATTGTATGAATTTTTCAGGATAAATAATCTCGACCCTATTCCATATCTCCCACACAGAATAGATGAAGGTTATGGTATCAGCGACTCTGCAGTCAGCGCGGCAATAAGCTCTAAGGTGGATCTGTTTATATCCGTTGATTGCGGTATCACTGCAATAAGTGAAATAGAAAAACTTAAAAACTCCGGTGTAGATGTTATCGTAATAGACCACCATAGACCCAAAGATAATCTCCACCCCCCTGCAGATGCAATAATAGACCCCTGGCAGAATGATTGTAGCTATCCTGATAAAGATCTTGCAGCAGTTGGGCTAGTATTTAAGGTATTAGAGGCTATGTTAGGCATAAAAGATGAGAGGCTTTTAGGTTTTCTGGATCTTGTGTGCCTTGGTACCGTTGCTGATGTTGCATCACTAAAAGGTGAGAACAGGATACTTATTAAAGAGGGGCTTAAAATTTTAGCGGAAACAGAGAGAGTAGGCTTAAAGGAACTTTTCAACGCAGCCTCTTTAAGCAAAGATAAGGTGAGCGTTAGAAATATAGCGTTTGTTTTAGGACCTCGACTTAATGCTGCAGGAAGAATTGATTCGGCTGAAGATGCATTTAGGCTTTTAATATCAAAAGATAAGATTGAAGCAGAAGCGTTGGCTTCTAAGCTTGAAGAGTCCAACAGAAGGCGCAGAGAGATAGAAGCTGAAATTTTGAAGGAGTCTTTAAGAGCTGTTGATCAGGAGGTTGATTTTTCAAAGGATAATATCGTAATAGTGAAGGGTAGAGACTGGCATCCTGGAGTCTTGGGAATTGTTGCTTCAAAATTAGCAGATAAGTATTATAGGCCTTCAATAGTTTTTTCAGAGTCTGATATACTTCTTAAGGGGTCCGGGCGCTCTATCCCCGATTTCAACATTTTTAAAGCAGTATCATTATGTACTGACATATTAGAAGAGTTTGGCGGCCATGCCGCAGCCTGTGGAATATCCTTAAAGAGAGAAAATTGGACTAAGTTTAAATCTAAAATGTTCGATCTTACCCAGGAAGCCTTTAAGGAGGTTTCTTTGGTGTCTAAAATTGAGTTGGACGGGGAATTGGATTTTGGTCAAATGAATGATAGTTTTTTCAAAGATTTAGAGCTGCTTGAACCTTTTGGAACTGAGAATTCCGAGCCTCTATTTTTGACTTCTTCAGTCAAAGTTGTTTCTAGTATCAGGCCTCTGGCGCGCAACTTCTATAAGTTTTGGGTCAGGAAGGGTGATTTTTCTCAGCAGGTTCTTTATAAAGATAAAGATGGTGATAATCTACCCAAAGTGGGAGAGTTAATAGATATTGCTTATATTCCTTCAGTTGGTATCTGGAAAGGAGTTAAAAGTGTTACTCTTTTTCTGGAGGATTTTAGGTTGTCTAAAGATGATGCTTAA
- the rpmB gene encoding 50S ribosomal protein L28, translated as MSRVCQMCGKGPTAGRTITRRGMAKKKGGVGKKTTGISKRRFLPNLQNVKVKVDEQTKTIRICTSCISKGTIKKV; from the coding sequence ATGAGCAGAGTATGTCAAATGTGCGGCAAAGGACCGACCGCTGGACGCACAATAACAAGGCGTGGTATGGCTAAGAAAAAAGGTGGCGTAGGAAAGAAGACAACAGGAATATCAAAGAGACGATTCTTGCCTAACCTGCAGAATGTAAAAGTTAAAGTAGATGAACAAACTAAGACTATACGAATCTGTACATCTTGTATTTCAAAAGGTACAATTAAAAAAGTTTAA
- the yajC gene encoding preprotein translocase subunit YajC, translating to MILAQVQAQPNPMATLFPLILIFFIFYFLLIRPQHKKQKEHNKMMDALEKGDSIVTIGGVHGVIQDIKKGEFLLKIDDNTKILLDRSAVARVKKSSE from the coding sequence ATGATTTTAGCACAAGTACAAGCTCAACCAAACCCTATGGCTACTCTCTTTCCTTTAATCCTCATCTTTTTTATCTTTTATTTTCTTCTTATTAGGCCTCAGCATAAGAAGCAGAAAGAGCATAACAAGATGATGGATGCTCTTGAGAAGGGAGATTCAATTGTTACTATAGGTGGAGTACATGGAGTGATTCAAGATATCAAGAAGGGAGAATTCCTATTAAAGATAGATGACAATACAAAGATTCTCCTGGATAGAAGTGCTGTTGCAAGAGTTAAGAAGAGCTCAGAATAA
- a CDS encoding PIG-L family deacetylase: protein MIDSIPRHKKILIFSPHPDDEVVGMGVTIYKIAQRGNIFKIAYLTDGERGVFSNIPNYKKKKIRTKEAVKSMGVLGVREKDLVFLDLPFYSNRVPDSEDTEAVYNLLTTFMPDIVFVATDRDPGSTHIMGAQIIDEALVQYSIRTIIYCYKSVWESFNKRDVNFFVGFDNHLMELKALSLKEHRSQAENPDFNSHENSLVQRVLDRDMKLASSLQLKEKYAEGFLRTESL from the coding sequence TTGATAGATTCTATTCCTAGGCATAAGAAGATCTTAATATTCTCTCCTCATCCCGATGATGAGGTTGTGGGGATGGGGGTAACAATCTATAAGATTGCTCAGAGGGGAAATATATTTAAGATTGCATACCTTACGGATGGAGAGAGAGGAGTATTTTCCAATATTCCTAATTATAAGAAGAAAAAAATAAGAACTAAAGAGGCTGTTAAATCTATGGGTGTTTTAGGCGTGAGAGAGAAAGACTTAGTCTTTCTGGACCTACCTTTTTACTCCAATCGGGTTCCAGACTCAGAAGATACAGAGGCTGTCTATAATTTACTGACTACATTTATGCCGGATATTGTCTTTGTAGCTACTGATAGAGACCCTGGTTCTACCCATATTATGGGAGCGCAGATAATAGATGAGGCCTTAGTGCAGTATAGCATAAGAACCATAATATATTGCTATAAGAGCGTTTGGGAGAGTTTTAATAAAAGGGATGTTAATTTCTTTGTTGGGTTTGATAATCACTTGATGGAGCTTAAGGCGCTATCTCTGAAGGAGCATAGGTCTCAAGCAGAGAACCCCGATTTTAATAGCCATGAGAACTCTCTTGTTCAGAGGGTCTTAGATAGAGACATGAAGCTTGCCAGCAGCTTGCAGCTTAAAGAGAAATATGCTGAAGGCTTTCTGCGCACCGAGTCCTTATGA
- the secD gene encoding protein translocase subunit SecD — protein MRNVFWKLLLILAIVGFSIASFYPLQDKINLGLDLKGGMHLVLRVETEKILEEAREGAVDRALEILRNRIDQFGVKEPVLQKQGKNKILIQLPGINDRDRAINLIGQTAMLEFKLVSSDPELIRRSSSGNIPIGYEISALNEESLLLHSNTALTGEHLVNAEVRFDQSRFNQPIVGLKFDAEGARKFARITADNVGKRLAILLDGKIKSAPVIKERIPSGEAIISGRFGLQEARDLAIVLKAGSLPAPLVIEEERTVGPLMGKDSIFKGLKAIAMGGSAVALFMIIYYLLAGAVALVALILNMVIIFGALGYFGATLTLPGIAGIVLTIGMAVDANVLIYERIREELRLGKPLSASIQYGYQKAFVTILDANLTTLIAALILFQFGTGPIRGFATTLSIGIVASMFTALFVTRVIFDSLTYYGLKKLPMFALFPTTPKLKFISKRRFAYFLSLVFIIIGIFSFYSRGEKNFGIDFTGGILQEYEFKNEVSTDDVRSALSEIGLGDSLIQRVKNTKRFIIRTYAGATEDIVSKLRDVFGKDNTTILRMESVGAIVGADLKRKAILAITFALIAMCIYIAIRFKFKFAIVAIIALLHDILICVGAMSLTQREFSLPVIAALLTVVGYSINDTIVVFDRIRENMHFQKKMKLPELVNFSINQTLSRTFLTSFTTLLTVLSLFLFGGEVINPFSFVLLVGVIVGTYSSVFIASPVIVDWMKGKKS, from the coding sequence ATGAGAAATGTTTTCTGGAAACTACTATTAATTCTAGCCATTGTCGGCTTCTCTATAGCCAGCTTTTATCCGCTTCAGGATAAGATTAACCTTGGATTGGACTTAAAAGGCGGAATGCATCTTGTTTTAAGAGTCGAGACTGAGAAGATTCTTGAGGAGGCAAGAGAAGGCGCTGTTGATAGAGCGCTTGAGATCTTAAGAAATAGAATTGATCAATTTGGAGTTAAAGAGCCTGTATTACAGAAGCAGGGTAAGAATAAGATATTGATTCAGCTGCCTGGTATCAACGATAGAGATAGAGCGATTAATCTTATCGGTCAGACTGCTATGTTAGAGTTTAAGCTTGTGAGTTCTGATCCTGAGCTCATAAGGAGATCTTCTTCAGGTAATATCCCAATAGGCTATGAGATCAGTGCTCTTAACGAGGAATCTCTGTTGTTACATAGTAATACGGCTTTAACGGGTGAACATCTTGTAAATGCAGAAGTAAGGTTTGATCAATCGCGTTTTAATCAGCCCATTGTGGGTCTTAAGTTTGATGCTGAAGGTGCCCGTAAATTTGCCAGGATTACAGCTGATAATGTAGGCAAGAGGCTTGCGATACTGTTGGATGGAAAGATAAAGTCAGCTCCTGTCATAAAAGAGAGAATACCTTCGGGTGAGGCTATTATAAGTGGCAGGTTTGGATTGCAGGAGGCAAGGGATTTGGCAATAGTCTTAAAGGCCGGCTCTCTTCCCGCTCCTCTAGTTATTGAAGAGGAGAGAACTGTCGGCCCTCTTATGGGTAAAGATTCTATATTTAAAGGTCTCAAGGCCATAGCAATGGGTGGTTCTGCAGTTGCACTGTTTATGATTATCTACTATCTGCTTGCAGGTGCTGTTGCCTTAGTTGCTCTTATATTGAATATGGTCATAATATTCGGTGCTTTAGGTTATTTTGGCGCTACACTTACTCTGCCTGGAATTGCAGGTATTGTTCTTACTATAGGCATGGCAGTAGATGCCAATGTTTTAATCTATGAAAGGATTAGAGAAGAGCTGAGGCTGGGCAAGCCTCTCTCTGCGTCTATTCAATATGGCTACCAGAAGGCCTTTGTTACTATCTTAGATGCCAATCTAACTACTCTTATAGCCGCCCTGATACTATTTCAGTTTGGAACCGGTCCGATTCGTGGTTTTGCGACTACTCTGAGCATAGGTATAGTAGCCAGCATGTTTACCGCACTCTTTGTGACCAGGGTTATATTTGATAGCTTGACCTATTATGGTTTGAAGAAGCTGCCGATGTTTGCTCTATTCCCGACAACCCCTAAGTTGAAATTTATATCGAAGCGGCGTTTTGCTTATTTTTTATCTCTGGTTTTTATAATCATAGGAATCTTCTCTTTCTATAGCAGAGGAGAGAAGAATTTTGGCATTGATTTTACAGGCGGAATTCTTCAAGAGTATGAATTTAAGAACGAAGTCTCAACAGATGATGTAAGGAGCGCTTTGTCTGAGATAGGGTTAGGAGACTCTCTTATTCAACGTGTTAAGAATACGAAGAGGTTTATAATTCGTACTTATGCTGGAGCTACAGAAGATATAGTCTCAAAATTAAGAGATGTTTTTGGAAAAGATAATACTACAATCTTAAGAATGGAGAGTGTCGGGGCTATAGTAGGTGCCGATTTAAAAAGAAAAGCGATATTAGCTATAACCTTTGCTCTTATTGCAATGTGTATCTATATAGCCATCAGGTTTAAGTTTAAATTTGCAATTGTAGCGATAATAGCTCTTTTACATGATATATTGATATGTGTTGGAGCTATGAGTCTCACTCAACGTGAATTTTCTCTGCCTGTTATTGCAGCGTTGCTTACCGTTGTCGGCTACTCTATAAATGACACCATTGTTGTTTTTGATAGGATAAGAGAGAATATGCATTTTCAAAAGAAGATGAAACTTCCAGAGCTTGTTAATTTTTCGATCAACCAAACCTTAAGCCGTACTTTTCTAACTTCTTTTACCACTCTTCTTACGGTATTATCTCTCTTTCTTTTTGGGGGGGAGGTTATCAATCCGTTCTCGTTTGTATTGCTTGTAGGTGTGATAGTCGGAACTTATTCCTCTGTTTTTATTGCATCTCCTGTGATAGTAGATTGGATGAAGGGTAAAAAGAGTTGA
- a CDS encoding TrkA C-terminal domain-containing protein, with protein sequence MNLLLFFVILVISFIVVRIGAIAFELTGVDWSFAKFQALSCFTGTGFTTRESELITANPQRRRIASVLMVLGNAGLVSLVATFANSLRPDVLEFRIPFLGSVVPYQVSPLVNVVIIAAVLYFSYKIFNKTNISRKLTKALRMRIINRDMIKRVSFEELVISTGGYGISSIKICDSSPVLDKTLQESNLRSWDITVLAIERKRETIPNPQASMKIIQDDTLICFGKLENIRSKLCEIN encoded by the coding sequence ATGAATCTATTATTGTTTTTTGTTATTCTGGTTATATCTTTTATAGTTGTTAGGATTGGAGCTATTGCTTTTGAGCTTACCGGTGTTGACTGGTCGTTTGCAAAGTTTCAGGCACTCTCCTGTTTTACCGGGACAGGTTTTACAACCAGAGAGTCTGAGCTCATTACCGCTAATCCACAGAGACGGCGTATCGCTTCAGTTCTTATGGTGCTTGGTAATGCCGGATTAGTTTCTCTTGTAGCTACTTTTGCCAACTCTTTGAGGCCGGATGTTTTGGAGTTCCGTATTCCTTTTCTAGGTTCGGTAGTACCTTATCAAGTATCACCTCTTGTAAATGTGGTAATAATAGCCGCCGTACTTTATTTTAGTTATAAGATCTTTAATAAGACAAATATTTCCCGCAAACTGACCAAAGCACTTAGAATGAGAATAATAAATAGAGATATGATTAAGCGCGTATCGTTTGAGGAGCTAGTCATATCTACTGGCGGATATGGTATATCTAGTATAAAAATATGCGATAGCAGTCCTGTTCTAGATAAAACTTTGCAGGAATCTAATCTTAGAAGTTGGGATATAACTGTGCTTGCAATAGAGAGAAAGAGGGAGACAATACCAAATCCTCAGGCTAGCATGAAGATAATACAGGACGATACTCTTATATGTTTTGGCAAGCTTGAGAATATAAGGTCAAAACTCTGTGAGATTAATTAA